In one window of Tachypleus tridentatus isolate NWPU-2018 chromosome 2, ASM421037v1, whole genome shotgun sequence DNA:
- the LOC143244192 gene encoding low density lipoprotein receptor adapter protein 1-A-like, whose translation MEPSTCVPHRFDFNFTCRSRKEISTDGTTHRLSGAKSGHNHPKSHKHSSEKKSKSKPICNVMMNSKGSSLENKNLRVSETGNKSVFDSQTMKLPRIFSVQYLGKRFAHGFLGIKNIRQPVDELVTDFRTNVSQKSRFILGVEVSLEGIKVSAMSQNKNSNFQTTRYPINQISYCAQDTVYDRIFAMIVVQDDTNPLKQRICECHVFLCEKHQNARELSLSLTAAFHADRRKKEFEQQKNDSDA comes from the coding sequence ATGGAACCCAGCACATGCGTACCCCATCGCTTTGATTTTAACTTCACCTGTCGTTCAAgaaaagaaatttcaactgatgGAACCACGCATCGATTATCCGGGGCGAAAAGCGGCCACAATCATCCCAAATCCCACAAACATTCTTCCGAGAAGAAAAGCAAGTCTAAGCCTATCTGTAATGTAATGATGAATTCGAAGGGTTCTTCactagaaaacaaaaacttgcGAGTATCTGAAACTGGCAACAAAAGCGTCTTTGATTCTCAAACTATGAAACTTCCGCGCATCTTTTCCGTCCAGTATCTGGGAAAGCGTTTCGCCCATGGATTTCTGGGAATTAAAAACATCAGACAACCAGTAGATGAGCTTGTTACCGATTTCCGAACAAATGTATCCCAGAAGTCTCGGTTTATCCTTGGGGTTGAAGTATCGTTGGAGGGTATTAAGGTCAGTGCGATGTCTCAAAACAAGAATTCCAACTTTCAAACGACGAGATATCCCATTAATCAGATATCCTACTGTGCTCAGGATACCGTATACGATCGAATATTTGCCATGATAGTTGTCCAGGACGATACGAACCCCTTAAAACAACGTATCTGTGAATGTCACGTTTTCCTATGTGAAAAACACCAAAACGCTCGTGAACTTTCCTTGTCCTTAACTGCAGCTTTCCATGCTGATCGTAGGAAGAAAGAATTCGAACAACAGAAGAACGACTCTGACGCCTGA